Genomic DNA from Procambarus clarkii isolate CNS0578487 chromosome 34, FALCON_Pclarkii_2.0, whole genome shotgun sequence:
CCGCACtcctcattgtaaacatttcaggGCCTTTCTCAGCAGCACATACACTTTTTATAATCGTTTAATGTTTTCCAGCACATTTTTGGGGTTATACTATAAATTGGGTGTCAAAATATTTGTAAATGAATTTTATAGTATAGAATATAGTATTATTCATTTATAGTATAGAATATAAAAAAAGGTATGTTGAAAATGCATTTTGTATCATGGTGCTTAATATATGAATGTTTATGAGCAAGTAATTTGTGAAGCCCTTTATATGTATAGGTAGTAACATTGATATAAACAGAGGGAATCATGTGAATACTAAAGTATAAATAACTCTGGATTATGAATTTATAATATGATATGTAACCTAGTTTATTTCTCATATGAACAGTTGTGACTGTGTAGGCATTTTGAAAGAGCGCAATGTCGATGTGGAGCACCGGTTTAAGGCTGCAGTGTCACGAGGCCGCAAGAAGAGCACAAAGTGTCGGTTGGTGTTCCGCACTTTTGTCACTCTTAAAAATGGTGCTCAAGAGACCCTGCAGGTTGTCTCACAACCTATTGCCTGTAGTAAGTAATCaagacttcatttttaatcatgctATGTTCTTAAATTACCGAATTGCGATCTTTTATCTTAAAACTTTACCTAAACATTAACGTTCATTTTATCATCTGATAGCCACATACTACACATGTGATCATCTTTTGAAGCCAGGGGTTGAAACTAGAAATGAAAAAGATTTGGGGAAGTGTCAAGAAATACATGAACTCTGTGTGGGTGGACAGTAAGTGGATTGCACTGTAGGAAGAAGAAATTTGATAAAGTATAAGGTTCAAATAGCTATAAGGTCATTCCCAAAGAGCTAGAGCACTCTCTAGACACTGCTAGGTAAGCATCACATCTGCCTGTGCGTATCTGTTACAGTGGTCTGTGTCTTCACACCAGCATAAATGCATTGaattttatatactgtactgtacttattacatttaaggGTATTTTTACCATCTGTACTCATGACACCATATCCTGAGGTATGCTAGCGAAGGGGTTTCTCTCATTTGGTTACAATAAAAACATATGTGTACTTAATTTTTAGGTATTATTATTTGTAAATACAAATTTAGTGTAATACTGTATATCAGGGTTtgaaatattttatataaaattttatTTGTTTTGCCCAAAGCTCAGCCACCTGGGGTGCCAGAGATATGTCGCAAATCTTTGAACAAGTGTTCTGTAGCTGGAGGGACTGAAATGTTCATCTTTGGTAAAAACTTCCTGAAGGACACAGTGGTCATCTTCCAGCAAAGTGGCACAAAATCACAGCCAATATGGGAGGAGAAAGTCTCACCAGACAAGGAGACACTTCAGCCTGTAAGTTTCATGTACTATCTATCAAAGTTTTAATGCTTGTAAATCTAATGTAGTATAGTTAAATGTCTCATATAAACAACTTGTCTAGAGGTAAAGTGTTCATGACTGGGTTCCTCCACTATATTTTGTCCAGTCTTAAACTTGTTTAGCTTAACTAATATGCTGATTCGTCCACAATAGCGTTTACTGCTATGTGATCTCTACTTTTGAGCTATAATTGATTTTATtaaaataaatgtaaccaatAAAAGTAATTTTAAGTAGTTACTGTATGTGATATTTTAAATTGAGTATTTGAAAATAATTTAAAGTAAATTGCTGATAATTTAGCTGAAATTATAATCATGTATCTTTTTACTGGCATTGAGTATGAATTAAAGAAATTTAAAGAAAtagaatatgaatatatatatatatatatatatatatatatatatatatatatatatatatatatatatatatatatatatatatatatatatatatatatatatatatatatatatatatatatatatatatataatatatatatatatatatatatatatatatatatatatatatatatatatatatatatctatctatctatctatctatctatctttgaGTAAGTTGCCTTCTTTTTTTTAATAAGCTATAGCCATGAATCTACCCAGCTCATTGCTAATACACCAGATCCTGAGCAATTATGAGCCTCATCAAACAAGAGAAAGCCTTCCAAGGCACACCGCCAAAAAAACATTTTTAATAAAAACGAACATGCACTTTTATGATAAAAGGTATTCTAGGGAAGCACTGGTTAACTACACAGGAGAATCAGGCTCACACACAAGAGGACCTCAATCATCAGTGTCTTGGTATAGGAAAAACCCAATTGCATTGGAACTGCATCTGCAAGCCTTAAGTCAAAGCCCAAAGTGATAACTAAGATGCAAGAAGCATGTATTTGGTATGTGTTAACTCAACACAATTCAAGAAATGATTCTGATGAGTGAGGGCAGTCACAAcctaaataaaaacaaaactagGCACTTTACAACCTCTAGTAAAATGGCTTACTATAGAGGTGCCACTATGGTAGAGCCTGACAGGGATTTCCATGAACTGCTTTGAGTATGAATGTAAATAAAGTACTAAACAAAGACCTAGGCCAGAGTGAGTCCCAATAAGGCATAGCCAAGGTGAGAGCCTAGTTCAAGAGAAGCCAGACCCCACTGATGGCTAAACCAGACAATTGTCAAGAAGATAACTCTAAAGGCTTTGGTTTCTTTAAGTCAGTGCCAGGGAAGATAACCACAAAACAAAGCTGAAGCAGATTGCATTAAACAAGGGCATGCAAATACACTGTACGAAGATGAGAACAACCACGCAACTTGACTGAATTAACCACCACAGCTTGAGGAGAGCGGGCTAACAAATACGGGTAGCTTACTTCTTCGACCCTGTAGTTGTGGTAATGCTGCCATCTATTGGCAGATGGAATAGTTATTTATTAGCAGGCTTGTAGTTTATACATTTTTAACTTACATTCTTTTTGTTATGTGTAATTTCTTAAAGGAGTGTTCAGTTTTGATCTCTGCTCTTTGGTGTGATAGTAATCATTTTGGTGATGGATTGAATTTTCCCTTGTCTTCCCTTTCCAGCTAGGTGGCAAGACCTTTTTGAAATTTACTTGTCACTGTGGGGCAGCTGTTCCACGGAGCCTGATGAGAATATGGTGCACTGAGTTGGCCCAGGTCTTGGCTCAGAGAAAGACTGCTCAGAAATGAGTGTTTAATAAACTCTACAATCTAATTTTTGTTTCTTATAACAGGTGGGAGAGAAAACACTCAACATAACCGAAATGTCCTCGTAACTGACAGCTCTTGGCCCTGATTCTGTCAGATATAATGTGTAGCTGTATAATAGTGACAATACCCTTTCTAATGCCATTAGAAATTATGATTTATTCTTGTGCAATACTCTAGAAGGCCTAAATGCAAAATTCCTTTGATGAATTTTTTGGAGTGAATTTAAAAGAACTTGATATTGTGTTTTTACTTCAGATTCACTTAATTGTGACAGTTCCCGAGTATTACGATCAGTCAATAACCGAGGAAGTGATGGTGGACGTGATGGTGTCATCCGGTGGCAAAACCTCCGAGTGCCACAGCCTGACATATGTACCACTGGTGATCAAGAGAGGTAAGTAGTGTGACAGCCATGGCGACTGTCATTGTGTCTTGCTTAAATTCATACGTGCTGGCCCATtcaagggaagggagaggattGTCATCATGCTGATACATACCTTGAAAAGATTACCAGCAGATGTTTGAATATTTTGTGCAGCCATCTAATAAAGCTCTTCATTTGTGTATTGTCCCATGTAAACCTTTACCTGTCATTCCCCACCTTTTGTTTGGTATTCAGCCCAATAGCTTGTCATAAATTATTAAAAAATCCTTATTCTCCATATTGAAGAGCAACAACTTTGAAGATTAtttaattatttgcattattttaAAAATATTGTAGAGTAAACAGTAAATGTCAAGTTACAGAAAAATGCCTTCTCTCTCCTTGATTACCTGCTTGATTTTAATTAAAGTGTAATTTAGCAAATTTAAAATCAATACAATGCCTCACATTTTTAAGAGGAAATTTAAGGTTGTAATTTACTTGATAATAGCATTTATGTGAGCAGCATCAGGCAGGTAGGCCAGCTTCATTAATCACCAGCACATGTTTAGTCTCTTCTGTTCTCCTCCAGAGCCTTACCATGGGACACTGTTAAGAGAATTTGGGTTGGGAGGACTCAGGGCACAATACTGCAACTTCATGTCAGTAGAGAAGGCAGCAGGTGTTTTTGGTCCTGTGGCGCCCAGTCTGTGCTCGCTTGGGCGTCATAGTCCAGATACACCCTTTTGTAAGGGCAGACTGCTAGTCCATAGTGCATCATTGTGCCAACTTACATGTGACAACCTTGATTCCAGTTCTACCGTCAGTTCCAAACATCCgcatttttatttgtttttttaccaGTTGCCATGACCTGGAACTTCATTAGATGACCCCTCCCCCTTTTATCATACAGTACTAAGACCTCTTACCTGAGTTCATTTGTTATTAATGTTTTAAAACTTCATAGCCAACCATTAACTGGCATCAAAGTTGTATAGTCTGCCCTTCTTAGGTTACTGAGAGTGCTACATTATTggccatgctgctgctgctggagagtTAGTTGGGAGGCTCTGGAGGGCGAGTAGTTGGGGCGGGGGCGGGGCCACTAACATCCCCCTCTCATATCCTGGTGTGTATGCAGGCCACATCAGGCTGCATCCTCACCAGATGGGGCTAACACATGCAGTCACTTCTCGTATATTAAGCAGTACAGTACAGCATTTGGATATTCATTTAATTAGAAAGATTTGAAATAATTTAAAATATCTTTCGTACTTTGAATAAGCATGTGTTGCCTAAGATCTTGATCATGTGGGCTTTCTCAATCATTTTATGAGGGTGGTTGCCCTATTCTGTGGTTGGAGATCTGGGTTGTGCCATTATCAGGCTGGCCATCCCAGGTCTCCCTTGTACCATTCTCATGCCATTGCCATTGTGCATGTGCAAGATTTAGGAAGCCCGGGACGCTTAATGCCTCCCATCAATAAACCCCCAAAATGCGGTGCCTCTCTGTTAGTTACATAGGTGTCGCCGATCACTCTCTTGTCTGAGATTGGCGTGGTGTGGCAGCGCACTCGTGGCAGCATCGCAGCCGTGGTCCCGTAAGTGCCAGGGACCTACCCAGCAGGTGGTGTCGCTCGCTTGCTGCTCTAtcatcctcacccctcaccaaccATTTCTTGCTTCACCACACATCAGCCTGTCACTTTGTGGCATAACATTCATATGTAGTACTACACATGATATCATACTCAGCCAAGACTTAAGTATGCCTCATTTACATATACTGCTTCCAAAATTACTTCACATTGacattccctttttttttttattcttatgGTACTGTACCATACACTATATTTCTCCTGAattttatttctatatcatatgtaGGGTCAGTTGTCTTCACAATTCATAGTACTGTACTTCAACATAATTAATATTTAGACAGCATTTTATGTTTCCTTCAGTTATTACTTTTCATAACTCACGATAGTAAATATCAACTAAAGAAAATTAAATCAAATAGCCCCCCTCTCTCTTCAGCTGCCGTATGTATGTTTAGTCTTTTATGTTGAGTTAGTAAGCATTATGCTGCCTGTACCTTACATTTTCTGTTCATATATTTACTCTATAGATAGTCTGCTACATAATATTCCTTTTTAATTTTCCTTATGAATGTTATTTTATATTGTACTTTTTCAAACTTTtcagttcattttttttttttttttagatgtaactataattttgttagtattgTCATTACATCTTATTTTGCATTGATGGCATTCCCTCACATGTATGTTGGTCAGACATGTGTAGAATTTCTTGGCAGAtacttttgttgttgtttaaggctCTGCAACACTAGAATATCAATTGACCAGTTCTGGAGATGCTAAGAAATTCTGCACGTGCAATCCTGCGTTGTGTGCAGGAGATGAGTAGTTGGGGGCAAGTAAATGATGCTAAATGCTAAGAGCTTCTGTGAGGTGAAGGAAGTTTTAAAGTTCAACCTTTCAAGTACTGAGGAAGAGAAACTTTTAAAGTAATTGAATCCAGTGAAAGCTTTGTGCATTTTTCAGTCAATAATATAAAATGGAAacctatattttttatttaaactgTATTAGGATAAAacttaaaattattatttttattttgtaattatttatttaactCTTTTGTGAGGTTGTAAATGCACTAATCTATATTATATAGCTTTTTATTATGTGGGGGAATTTAGTTAATTTTTAAAAGAAAATACCGAAAATGTGCAAGGTTTTACAGTACATATGAACAACTATATGGCATGAAGATTAATGAGCCCATCATAATACGAAATGATAAGTTTCCCATACTCCAGAAGCACCAATGCATTCTGTGGGCCTAACCACCATGACTGGCTGGCtcttgcacgcacacacacacgccctcaatAATACATTCACTGCGCTGACAGCCATCAATTGTTGAGAAACTTTCAAGATTGGTGTCTTGTTGTTTATCCTtgtatggtgggagggaggggattgTTGATATGTAGCGATAGACGGTCTCTGATACATCTTTCCCTCATATTCATTCATTCCTTCattcatattctctctctctctctttctctttatctctctctctctctttctctttctctttatctctctctctttttctttctctctctttctctctctttctctctctttctctctctttctctctctttctctctctctctctctctctctctctctctctctctctctctctctctctctctctctctctctctctctctctctctctctctctctctctctctctctctctctgtctctctctctctctcatgtttttTTCTATATTGGTTTTAACACTTTTTGCTTCTTTGTATATCTTTTCTTCATTTCTTTCATGTTGCCATTTTGCAATATACCTTTCCATATTCTTGTTTTGTCTGCTATCTTTTGTCTACTTCCAGAAAAGAGAAAGCAATATGGGAAGGAGGAGGTTGTGAAACATAAGTGGGAGGAGACCTTTGTGAATATTACAGGTATATTAAATGGGAAGAGGGGGGTAGATGATGTATGTTCAAATGTTGAGATGAGGCAACAGAAGTAAGAATTGTGAATAGTCTTAGGGAGGGAGTATTATAGGATGAAGGGAGCTTTATTGGAGGGAGGGAGCTTTATTGGAGGGAGGGAACATTATTGGAGGGAGCGAGCATtattggagggagggggggacattATAGAAGGGTGGAAGCATCATTGGACAGGAGCATTATAGGTGGAAAGAACTTAGAGAGCATTATAGAAAGAATGGAACATTATAGGAGAGATGGAGGTTGGGAGAATTATGGAAGTAAAAGAGCATTATAGGAGGATGGGAGCATTATAGAAAAAAGGGATCATTATAGAAAAAAGGGATCATTATAGAAAGAAGGGAGCATTATATGAGAGTGGGAACATTATTGGATGAGAGCAGTTGAGGTGATGTTACAAAGCAAGAAGCATGAAAGTGAACATAGCATAGTTATTAGACATGTCTTGGATGGTAATGAGGTGGTTGGTTTTTAAGACGAAGTTAATGAACAGTGATTTATAAGGCTACTGATAAAGTTAATGATCCAAAGTTAGGTGGCTACTGGTCAAGTTAATGAACAGTGGGTTTGGTGGCTATTACTGAAATAATTGAATGGATTTTTATCAAACTGGGACAAAATTATTGATGGTGATTTATTTAATGACAACATCTTAGATGGAGGTTTGATTTGAAGAGTATTTCAACCGGAGAGGTTTTGTTAGGTGTTGAGAGTTCACACCAGGCCGGGTACTGTACTATGTGAACACTACACACAAACTGTGCAGGATTGGTGCGGGTGATGCAGATTGAGTATGGTCAAATAATTTTGCGTcatataaataatatttaaatGGCATATTTTAGAAATGTGTTTTAAAGAAAATGTCACACTATTAGAAATTAGTGGAATATTTTAGCTTAAGTTCATCGAAACCATTACATAATGTTGGCTTTTAGTGAAGAATACAAAAAACCTGTTGCATCAAAATTTAACTGAGCAAAAAAGTTCAACAAAATGTGTAGACCCTAGTAACTGAagaaatttaaataaattgtcaAAATTTTATCAAAGTAAGGGTTGGTTGAAgctttccccctccctcccacccctccccctgtgcaaatatggttaaatgacaTTGATGCAACAACATTGAAAATGCTAATTTGAGATTTAATTAAACATTACCCAAGCATGTCTTGTCCGCTGGCTTGAGATGCATTGTGAAAAGCAGTACATTAACAAATAGTTAATTTGTAATAGTATGTTTTTACTATAATTCAAAAGAAGATTTGAGATGACTTGTTACAGTGAAAGATAGTGTACAAACTTGGAAGAATAAATGGAGACAAAGATCACATACAAAAATTAGTGATGGTGAACACTGTAGATCTAAAGTATTTGAACAGTGAAAGTCTTGATACATTCATTTCCCCCATTGCTAATTAGGAATAAAATACTAAATTTAATCTATTAGATTCCATAACGTACCTCTGCATCTTCATTTATACTGGATTAAAGTGAATTGAGGAAAATgcctattttatatttttgtcaCACCTTGCATTCATTTGTTCATTCATGACACATATTGCATATGTTTATATGAGAATATCTTTGCCACAATGCTTTTTACAGTTATATCATTCATTAACTTGTTCATTTTTCATAAGTAATTGTTAACAACAAAATAGGAAATAGTAACTGCAGTCGAGGCCTGGtcaagaaccgggccgcggggacgctaagccccgaaattatctcaaggtaaccttaaggaGACTTTGTTTGTATTAAATTGTCCAACATTTATTATTATGTGGCTGTCAGCGTCAGTGGTCCTGTCACTTGGGCACCATTCATAGTCATCTCTCATATTCACTATTGTTTTCTTCAGCTTAGATAAGTTATAGCTTATCACTATATAAAGGGTTATTTTGTTTCCTGAAAGAAAGTATTATGTCTATTTTTAAGTCTTGCAATAAATATTCCTCTTTATTGGATTGGCTTCATATTTGATTTTATGAAGCATTTGCAAGATGTTTATTTTCTATTGCCTTTTGAGTGGCATGCACATCCAAGCATGTTAAGATGAATCTTTGACATAATTTTTTACAAAGCCATGATGAATAAGTGATTGTCTTGCAGCAGATTGTGAAGAGTTGATGCTTCTGGTGCAACATTTACCATCACTGCCAACATCGTTTTGTTAGTATATTGTGCTAGATGCAAATGTCAAGTGTGAAAGATTGTCTTTGAGGGAGCGAATGATTGATGAATGTTGATTGAAAGACTGAATGAATGTATGGATACTGGATAGGGATATTTTGTATTGATTTCTCTTAATGTTTTCAGAAGGCTGGAAGTGGAGCTCAACCATCATTTATTATCTTAACGCCATGCCCAAGCATTGGACATGATGGTATCCTCACTACAGAGATTTAATGTAATTGAAGCATTCCAGTCAATCTTATAAGCATATAGGAAGAGTATAGCAGGATCAAATTTTAAAATTGAAAATAGATTTTTGTATCAGTTACTTAGTAACTTGGTAGAAAATGAGGCACCATAGTGCACTAATACTGTTCTCTCTCGGACCAAGAGGTGTGGGTCGGCAACGTGGCCAGACAAAGCATTATTGCCTAACGTGGTTTCAGAGTTCATCATTCATATTGCATAAAGGCCCCCAAACTATATAAATTCCTCTTTGCACTGTTTAAGGTGGCTTAAATGATGTTAGCTTTATTTGAAAACTTAAAGTTATGAGAAATTATTGCATTAGATTTAATTAAATATTGACTTGATAATTAAGTAAATGTATATATGGTATGGCTTCACTGAGGTGCCTTTTGTGTCTGGTGGCTGGGTATGGTGATACCTTGCTTTGTGAGTTGACTAATAATACATGTTTCTTAAACAGAACTGCCAGTCACAAATAAACAAGATAAGCTCTTACCAAAAGGAGTTTCACCCTGTAAGTAAtctttattttattaattattattttttaaataaaacttTAATTTTGTTTTCATAATATTCATATTAATTTTTCTACATACACACAAAAACCACACACGTGCACGTGCACATGAGGAGAGAGCTTATATTTGCAaaagctggaagatagaagaaaaagaagtgatatgatcactacatacaaactaGTAACAAGAATAAACCAAATTGACAAAGCAGAATTCTTGAAgcctgcaacttcaagaacaagagtacttaggttcaaactaaggaaacaaatcTGCCAAAATAACATcagaaagttcacttttgcaaacagagttgtAGATGGAACAAGTTAATTGAGAAGGTGGCAAAGGCTAAAATCATGAGTAGTTTCAAAGATAAGAGTACTGGAAAGATTGGACACCATAAGCAGAGctatcatcctgtaactacatttaggtaattacacacacataatatactATGAAATGTATAATTCATGCAGCTgtagataaattaatatttatggtTTTCTATTGCAGGTGCCTTGCAATTGAATCGTCACTATGCAGAAACAGGGACACTACCCACACAACTGCCAGAGGCCACagctcctgtaccctccagtCATGCCACCAGTACTACTTCAGgtaactacatgattaaagtatACAACTGGATGACCGAACATAATTTCTGGGATATTAAGAGGGGTGCAAAATATGGATGCAAATAGAATGTGTGTGTAGATTTAGAAAAGATCCAGGGGTAATTTTAATTTAATGGCACGATAAAGATATTTTTGTCAAAGAAAAATACAAACAATTACATACTCATTTAAAATATAACTGAAGACGGCATTGCTATACAGTACCCTGTAGTTCTTAAAAGCTCTCAACTTCTGCGTTTTGTATTTTGGATTTCCAGATTTCAGCAGCTCAACTTTATTTTTGGTTTAGAAGTCTGGTTGTTCATTTATGGAACCCATTACTAAGTATTGTTTCAAGTGTACCTACACAAATATACAAGTGATTGCAGCAGTGGCACCGAGAAGGGGGAACGCGCATCACAGTGTTGAATACTTTTTGTATATATTTGCATATGAACATACTGTATTATTAATACATGTAACTGCATTTATTTGATATCAAATGATATTATTTGCCCAGTTGTGTTACCTGTAGGGGCGTGTGTAGGCAATGTTGAGCTTACAATCCACAGTTTCTCTGTGCAGTAGGCAAAGCCATCATGAATGTAGGAGAAAGAAACGACAATGTACGTTTGAAATAAGCCACGAGCAATACCAGAAAATGCCATGTTTTATCAGCACAAGCACTCAAGCACTATTGAGCTGCTCTCCCACAAGATGGTGAGATTGGGTGGGGGAAGAGGTTGTTAATAATCACATGAATATACACGTACATTGTATCAACATGAATTTTGTACTAGAGTCTTGCCATACCCCAGagtatttttttctattttttttttttgtctaacCCATGGCTCCTTGTTCAATACAATATACAGACCCTGGCAAAGATGGTAGgataatgtatatttatattgaCATGGTGGAAACCACAAACGGAAGGTTTGACATATGTAAGAGACAGAATAGTTTGTGCTGCcaaatgctttgaaattttttgAATAAAGAAATAGAGTATGTACTGTACTCAGTACTTGGGAAAAGTTCCTATTAGCATTAATTTGTAAACTGGCTGAACAATTTGGACAAAATATAAAAATTGTGTAGGCCTAAAGTAGAAATATGAAGTGATCTCATTAACACAGAGAGCTTGAAGAGAATGAGAATGAGGTTGGGATGTGTAACCACTTTGTGTGTAAAGCTGATAGCTACGAAGAACTATAGTGATGTGATCATAATGTACTTGTCTTTAGTTATATTCTAAATGAGTTGATGATTGTTTGTATTTTTTCTTTGACAAAGGTATCTGTATCATGCCATTTCATTTAAAATATAATGTAGAAAATAAATGATTTATGAAAGGAATTAATCAAATTGTATATATTGCAGTGCTGACATCTGCAACAATGGGAACATCATTACAAGGGTCACATCTTATGCTGAACAGTACACCCAACAAAAGAGCTTCCATTCGTGCGCCACGCTCTGCATTACGTCCCTCCAAGACATCATTACTTCCTGGCCGGGCTACTACAACGACGTCATCTTGGTCAAGGATGGCTGACACTTCATTATCATCAGTGTCAGATGTCTGTAATGGTGGTACAGAAAAAAAACAAGAGAAACAAGGAAAGGTTCAAGGCTTACAGGGCACAGTGAGTCTTGAGAGCTTGGTAGAAATGTTGAAAGTTGTTCAGAAATTCCCGTCTGGCTCTAATATACATACCTGTGTTCTGCAGCTGGTAGAAGAATTGGTAAAATCCATGAAAAAGAATATTTCTTCTCCATTTAAAACAGAAGTAGATGACCTGGTGATTAAAGAAGATGTGGTTAGTTCAACATTTTCAGAGAGAATGGCCAGTAATGTACAAGCCTCAGATATATCATCTGTCTCTTATCTGAATAAGACTCAGAAATTGGTGCCTCATTCTATTTCTCTGCAATCCCAATCTCAGCCCCAAGAGACATTTGCAAATGGCAATCACTCCAACAATGTGGTTTTACCTGCAGCTACAACTGTCAGCTTATTTCCATTTACATTGTTATCTGCAATGCCTTCCACGGTGTCGGCTGGAGCGAGAGTAGCACGTGTAGCCCCAGTGGCACCTGTGGCTCCCACTACAGTTGTTTCTTCCCCAGGACTGACCCGTACAGTCAATGTGTGTCTTGGTGAGGCTCCAAATATCTTGGAGGAACCACCCATGAAAAAACATTGTGGTGGTGTCCTACCCATGGACTACCAGTTACTCAGAAGTAATCAGTTTGGACAAGAACAAATTGCATGCAGCAGTGTTTCAGACACAATTGTGACACAAACCCCAGTCAGTACAACCTTTAACACAGTCACACCTATGTTGACAAAGGTTGTTAGTAACCAACATAGCTCTAATGATGCTCTCAGTCCTCCAACTGTTGTGGATACTCAAGCTTGTAGACTTGATCTCTCAACATCGAGAGTTATTAATTCACATCATATCACTGAAACTTCTGTTGATCCTCCTTTATACCAGCCAATCAGTCAGTCAATGATCCATAACATTgggccaacaacaacagcagtgcaACATGAGAGACAGTCCATAAATGCCAGCCAA
This window encodes:
- the LOC123762079 gene encoding nuclear factor of activated T-cells 5 isoform X1: MGKVSSRNSLVSTRRRLIKASSGVGVKKSRGSAKVSLPPPPPPQSLVLDEDSGFGGDQSLDSESSLLSPPGTSSAGVASLPSVLPSLTMVPQAKLLLVSLLQGAGGVQGTRTSQKTSGNIAVGAFTPTTQASVSNGTNQTGNTHGAVMSSGAEKEGQSSQSVRPLLAAASISLQGAPGTDVLSELPAASTSSPSNNPAEPVAQVGHKVAENKFNKNLHVDLGGEEAQELPASKGTTKIHSVPPLVSFRDVSLLSSLNPFQRRSRGACNASLLCVDGRPQPCGHSNKIIKSNAPHTPLPLNAQLSSHSSDGTMELKLISQPEEQHRARYQTEGSRGAVKDRSGLGHPTVKLIGYNKATVLQVFVGSDSGKMGPHMFYQVCRVSGKNSTPCKERRLDGTALIEASLDPETNMTMSCDCVGILKERNVDVEHRFKAAVSRGRKKSTKCRLVFRTFVTLKNGAQETLQVVSQPIACTQPPGVPEICRKSLNKCSVAGGTEMFIFGKNFLKDTVVIFQQSGTKSQPIWEEKVSPDKETLQPIHLIVTVPEYYDQSITEEVMVDVMVSSGGKTSECHSLTYVPLVIKRELPVTNKQDKLLPKGVSPCALQLNRHYAETGTLPTQLPEATAPVPSSHATSTTSVLTSATMGTSLQGSHLMLNSTPNKRASIRAPRSALRPSKTSLLPGRATTTTSSWSRMADTSLSSVSDVCNGGTEKKQEKQGKVQGLQGTVSLESLVEMLKVVQKFPSGSNIHTCVLQLVEELVKSMKKNISSPFKTEVDDLVIKEDVVSSTFSERMASNVQASDISSVSYLNKTQKLVPHSISLQSQSQPQETFANGNHSNNVVLPAATTVSLFPFTLLSAMPSTVSAGARVARVAPVAPVAPTTVVSSPGLTRTVNVCLGEAPNILEEPPMKKHCGGVLPMDYQLLRSNQFGQEQIACSSVSDTIVTQTPVSTTFNTVTPMLTKVVSNQHSSNDALSPPTVVDTQACRLDLSTSRVINSHHITETSVDPPLYQPISQSMIHNIGPTTTAVQHERQSINASQPVTQTIQQTTCLASRHQTNQTVSQSPTHRGQLVDHTNQQTMSVQSNLSRTDSDPLLSQSMGLCSLQANHVTVTTASPNQTILPSTSMVTSALTHSDPLLSQSSPVVPMHIDASSSASIVRTEPGNRSRDPLMTPNPATSQVSMQNEVTSAINLSETELLNYFDPNCFDNV
- the LOC123762079 gene encoding nuclear factor of activated T-cells 5 isoform X2, with the translated sequence MGKVSSRNSLVSTRRRLIKASSGVGVKKSRGSAKVSLPPPPPPQSLVLDEDSGFGGDQSLDSESSLLSPPGTSSAGVASLPSVLPSLTMVPQAVAENKFNKNLHVDLGGEEAQELPASKGTTKIHSVPPLVSFRDVSLLSSLNPFQRRSRGACNASLLCVDGRPQPCGHSNKIIKSNAPHTPLPLNAQLSSHSSDGTMELKLISQPEEQHRARYQTEGSRGAVKDRSGLGHPTVKLIGYNKATVLQVFVGSDSGKMGPHMFYQVCRVSGKNSTPCKERRLDGTALIEASLDPETNMTMSCDCVGILKERNVDVEHRFKAAVSRGRKKSTKCRLVFRTFVTLKNGAQETLQVVSQPIACTQPPGVPEICRKSLNKCSVAGGTEMFIFGKNFLKDTVVIFQQSGTKSQPIWEEKVSPDKETLQPIHLIVTVPEYYDQSITEEVMVDVMVSSGGKTSECHSLTYVPLVIKRELPVTNKQDKLLPKGVSPCALQLNRHYAETGTLPTQLPEATAPVPSSHATSTTSVLTSATMGTSLQGSHLMLNSTPNKRASIRAPRSALRPSKTSLLPGRATTTTSSWSRMADTSLSSVSDVCNGGTEKKQEKQGKVQGLQGTVSLESLVEMLKVVQKFPSGSNIHTCVLQLVEELVKSMKKNISSPFKTEVDDLVIKEDVVSSTFSERMASNVQASDISSVSYLNKTQKLVPHSISLQSQSQPQETFANGNHSNNVVLPAATTVSLFPFTLLSAMPSTVSAGARVARVAPVAPVAPTTVVSSPGLTRTVNVCLGEAPNILEEPPMKKHCGGVLPMDYQLLRSNQFGQEQIACSSVSDTIVTQTPVSTTFNTVTPMLTKVVSNQHSSNDALSPPTVVDTQACRLDLSTSRVINSHHITETSVDPPLYQPISQSMIHNIGPTTTAVQHERQSINASQPVTQTIQQTTCLASRHQTNQTVSQSPTHRGQLVDHTNQQTMSVQSNLSRTDSDPLLSQSMGLCSLQANHVTVTTASPNQTILPSTSMVTSALTHSDPLLSQSSPVVPMHIDASSSASIVRTEPGNRSRDPLMTPNPATSQVSMQNEVTSAINLSETELLNYFDPNCFDNV